TGGGGGATCGTCGCGGAGATAGGTCCTCTTTCAGAAGGGAATCGTCGCGGAGATCGGACCTTTTCCATAACGGGAGAGGGTGGCTGTGGATGGGGTTGAATTACTTCTTTTTGACGGACTGCTTCGGCATGCAGGCGCCGCTCGATTCGAGGAATTCGGCGGCGTTGTAGATCAAGAACGGCTCCGACGAGAGCGGATGAGCGTTCATCGTCAGGCGGATTTTATGGAGATCGACGCCTTGCTTCTTGAGCGCCGCCAGGCCTTTTAGGACCATGGCCGGGTTGGGTTCGTAGTGGCCGCTCTTGTCGGTGATGTCGGTGAGTTCGCCGTCGGAGTTGAACTTCATTTCGCCGGCCGACAAGACCGGAGCGCCGGCCAAGAGGCTGGAGTGGTTGAACGTGCCGCGGTTGTAGGCGCCGGCGAGAATCTTGTCGTCGCTGCCGACGACGAACACGACTTCGGTGTGTTCCGGGTCGGAGCCCAGGAGAGCCTTGGGCAGCTTTCCGCCCTGCATTTCGTGGTCTTTTCGCTCCTCCTCGGTGAGATATTTGACGCTGCTCATTGGCTTGGTCTTGCCGTCTTCGCCGATGAGGCCGGCTTGTTTCAAGCGGTTCTTGCCGGCGACGTCGCCGCCGCGGTCGAGCTTTTCCATCCATTCGTTGAAGCTGTCTTCGGCGTCGCACGTGCGCCAGACATCGAAGAAGGGGGCGATGGCCCGGCCGTAGCGATTCTTGGCGTCGATCAATTCGGCGTGGTAGAGATCGGCCATCGGCTTGGCGCCCTGGTCTTCGCCGCCGTGGAGCTGCGCGGCGCGGCCCACGCCGCGGCGCAGTTTTTCCAGCGGCGTCGGCGTGCGCACCCCGCCGCTCGAGCGGCCTTGCATGCGGATCGAGCTGTATTTCTTGGTGATTTCATCCATGGTCAGGCCGGTGGTCGGATGATGTTCGAACGAACCGGCCGTGGCTTTGATGCTGACCACATTCTGCTTCGTGCTTGAATCGTAGCGAAGCATCCAGGTTCCCTTGGGCGCTTCGAGCAGCTCGGCCTCGGCTTGGGATTGGCTCATGCTGCCGAGATTCTTCTCGTGCTTGTAGATCAGCGATTGGCGAACGCCCTCTTCGCTGGAATCGAACTGCGGGGCGGTCGAAGTTTGCGTCGGGGGCGGCGTCGTGGATTTCACCGTGGATTGCGTCGTGGATTGCGTCGTGGATTGCGTCGTGCCGGATTTCGCGCCCGGCTTCAGCACTTTGCTCGGTTCGACCTTGCAGCGCTGCACCATGTCTTGGAGGTGCGAGTCGATGCCCTTGTCGAAGCTGAGAAAATGGCCGAACGTTCCGTCGCCGCGGTGGAGCGACAGAACGGATTGCTGTTGGCTGGCCGAGAAGCGGAGCAGCCAGGTGCCTTCGGGTGTGCCGGTCAGAAGCTTTTCGGCGCCGCCGCGATCCATGTTGCCATGGTTGATCGCCAGGCCGTGGAGCAATTTTTGGTTCTCGCTCAAGCCGCTCGAATCTTCTTCCTTTTCTTTCGGCTTGCCTTCGGATTCGGATTTACTCGGGGCAGAGGTATGGCCCGGCTTGACATTCAGATTTGCCACCAGGCCGTTGCCGTGGACGATGTCGGAAAGCGTGGCGTCTTTATCTTTATCGAGGGTGAGGAAGTGGGCGATTTTTCCGCCGGATTCCTTGATCGTCAGCACGGTTTGATTCTGGTTGGTCGAAAATCGCAGCAGCCAACTTCCTTCCGGGGCGTTTTCCAAGAGCTTCGCGGCGGCGGAACTGTCCATCGCGCCGTGGTGGAACGGAAGCTTCTGCAAGGCTTGCTGGTTTTCGCTCAGCCCGCCCGTGTCGGTCTTCTTGTCGCCGGATTCGGTCGATGGCTTCGTTTGCTGCGTGGCGAACTTTTGGCCGGGCCTGACGTTCAGTTCCTTATGGAGCTGGTAGCGCTGTTCGATTTCGCCGATCGACAGGTCTTTTCCTTCGATGTTGCTGAACAAGTGGCGAATACCCTGCGGCCCTTTGATGCTGACCACCGACTGATTTTGATTGGTCGAGTAGCGCAGCAGCCAACTGCCGAACGGGGCGTTTTCCAGTAGCTTGCCAGCCGCGGCGCTATCGATCGCGCCATGATGGTAGGGCAACTGCCTGAGCAACTCCTGGCCGCTGCCGCTGCCCGTCGAGCCGCTGCCTGTCGAGCTGCTGCCCGACGACGAACCTTCGTCGGAATGATGCTCGTCGCTTTCGACATCTTTTTCGTCGTCGATCTCGAATCCGCCGCCGCGGACAACCACCTTCGGATTGCCTTTGGTTTGCGTGTAGATCGCCTTCTTGATGCTGCGGGCCAGGCCACCGGGAGGTTTTTCATCCAGAACGAACACATAGGTCGAGCCTTCGACGACGACGGTTCCTTCGACCAGCTTGCCGCCACCGCCGGCAAGCTCTTTCGCGGTTTGGCGCTGCGTGCCGCTGATGGCCGACTTTGCCAACACCAAACCCGGCGCTTTGCCGAGCGCGACGACGAAATTCCGCGGGCCGGTCTTGGCGGCCTTCAGTTGCGAAAGCAGATCGGCGTCCGGCTCTTCGTGTTCGTCGTGTTTGCCGTTGCTGCCGGCAAACGACTTCTCGGCCTTTTTGATTTCTTCATCGACGGTGCGAATGCATTCACTGACATCGTGGGCCGAGGTCTTGGCCGCGGCGCCCATTTTTTCGACCAACTCGCGGGTTTTCGACGGGCAGGTTTTCTTCTTTTTCAGATCGTTCGCTGCTTCGGAGGCGAACGAACTGAATTGCACGAGCAGCTTTTGGTACGTGAGGGCCTTGGCGATTTGCGGATTGACGGCCTTCTTCCACTCCTCAACTTCTTCTTTCGAAGTGCGCCCGTTGGAGGGGGCGAAGGCGCCGGATTCAACGGCGCCGTGAGCCTCTTCCAGCTTTTCCAGCTTTTCGCCGATGCCCGTCTTGCCCGCGAGAGCACTTTTTGCCTTTTGCCATGTCTTGTTGACGAGGCTGGGTGGATAGGCGGTGAAAGCCATGATCGTTCCTCCGAAGGAAGGCGAGGTTTGTTTTTTACGCAAAGCGATGGCCAAGGATAACGCAGTCGTGCGTGTGCCGCCAAGTCAAGCAAAAACGATCATTTTAAGCGCGGCAATGGCGATGGCAATCCCGGTCGATTCAGCGGTTTTTCGGGCTTGGCAACGACGATGATCACGAACGTGTTCGGCTCGTATTCTCGCGGCTTGCCCGGTTGAGCCACGGCGGTGACGAGAAACAGATTGTGCGTCGTCGGATCGAGCGCCATCGTGCGGGCGCCGGTTTGCGTTGTCACCGTTTCGGCGACGCTATCCAGATCGCGCGGATCGGTGCGGACCACCGTCAGCGTGCCGTCGCCGTTGGAACTGAAAGCCAGACCGGTCGCGGGGTCGAAGGCGCAGCCGTCGGTGTGTTGTCCGATCGGCAAGCTAGCCACCACCGCGCCGCCGTTGGCGTTCAGCACGACCATTTTTCCATTGCGGCAGGTGCAGAATAGCCGCCGTCGCAAGAGATCCATCGACAGGCCCACCGGCGTTTGGCCGGGCGCGACGGGCCAGTGATGCGCGACCGAAAGCTTTCGGGCATCGAGATCGAGCACTTCGCCCTTGTCTTCGATGCACACGAAAACATGGCCTTTGCCGTCGGCCACGGCGGCTTCGGGCTTTCCGCCCAGCGGAATCGTGCCGACCACTTTTTCCAGCGCGGGATCGATTGCCGTCGCGTCGCTCGTGCCGGAGTTGAAGGTAAACAATCGGGCCGACTGCGAATCGTAAAGAATTCCGTCGGGACGTTTGCCGACGCCGATATGCCCGACCTCTTTGAGGGTTTTCAGGTCGAACACCGTGACGGTCGAATCGCCGCCGTTGCTGGTGAAGCCGCGGCCGAGCTTGGAGACAATCGCCACGCCGTGCACGCCTGGAGTGTTGGGGATTTCGCCGATCGGCGCGGCCCTTTCGACGTCGAAGAGCATGACACGGTCGGACCGGGCGATGTAGAGGCGGTGCGCGGTGGGATCGAGCGTCAGATAATCCCATCCCCCCTCGCCGCCGGGGGCGATCTTTTTGATGACGCGATAACCGGGCGCGCGTGGCTCCGCACCAACGACACGGACCGAAAACGCCGCCAGGATGGCCTGCACCGCGGCGGCAAGCACCGTGGCGGCGGTGAGCGCAGAACTCACCGAGCGATTGGATTCGAATATGCGAAACATTTGCAATGTTCCTCGATTGATCCGCACAACATGCCCACGCCGAGCGCTTCGCACTACCCACGGGTATTTCACCCGGGGGCAACGTGAAACGCCTTGGCCTGAGATTCTGCCAGCCCGGGCCGCAGCCGCCTGGGCGGCGGAGGAGCCCTGGGTTATCCGCTGTTGGCCCTTCCGCAGGTTAATTTACTGCTAGAACCGCAGAGACGCCAGCCGGGGAGCAGCGAGCCCGACCGATCGCCTCGCGGGCTGGGCGCGGCGTCGGCCGGAGTCGATAATTCCCCTGACCGCCGGCGACCGGCTCGCATCGCGATTTGGCCAGGCGTCGATCACCGTGGAACCAACATCATGCTGCATGCGATACTGATCCGCCCCAGAAAAAAGCCTGCCGGTTTGCGCCTTTCCTTCCTCGTTCCCCTACTGCTGGTTTTCACGATGACGATCTCCGCGACCCCGCTTTCGCCATTGCCGAGCCTGTTTGCCGACGAAGGCATGTGGCTCTTCAACAATCCGCCGCGAAAGCACCTTCAAGACAAATATCACTTCGAGCCCACGGATGCATGGCTGGCGCACCTTCAGCATTCCGCCGTGCGGTTCAACGACGGCGGGAGCGGGTCGTTCATTTCCGCCGATGGCCTGGTGCTCACCAACCACCACGTCGGCGCATCGGCCCTCCAAAAGCTGAGTTCGGCCGACCACAATTATTTGAACACCGGGTTTCATGCCAAGTCTCGGGCCGAGGAGATTCGGGCCGTCGATTCCGAGTTGAACGTGCTGCAAAATATCGAAGACGTGACGGGGCGGGTCGAGGCGGCCGTCAAGCCCGGCATGAATCCTGCCGCGGCCCACGAAGCCCGGCAAGCCGCGATCAACACGATCCAAAAAGAATCGTTCGACGCCACGGGGCTGCGCAGCGACGTGGTGACGCTCTACCACGGCGCCGTCTACCAGCTCTATCGCTACAAGCGCTACACCGACGTGCGATTGGTTTTCGCGCCCGAGCAATCGATCGCGTTTTTCGGCGGCGACCCCGACAATTTCGAATACCCGCGCTACGATCTCGATTTCTGCCTGTTTCGCGTTTATGAAAACGGCGCGCCGGCCAAGATCAAGGATTATTTGCACTGGAGCACCGCCGGCATCCGCGACGACGAGCTGGTGTTCGTCGCCGGCCATCCCGGACACACCGATCGGATGGATACGGTCGCCAATCTCGATTACATCCGCGACACGGAACTACCGCAAACGCTGGCGCGGTTATTTCGCAAAGAGGTGCTGCTCTCGGCGTTCAGCCAACGAAGCCGGGAAAACGCACGCCGGGCCGAGCATGAATTGTTCGGCGTGCAAAACAGCCGCAAGGCTCGCGGCGGCATGCTGGCCGGTTTGCAAAATCCCGAGATCATGGCCCAAAAAAAACGCGAGGAGCAAACGCTGCTCGCCGCCGCCAAAGCCGATCCGAAGCTCAAGGACGATCTCGCGGCCTGGCATGAGATCGAGCGCTCGCTGGGTGTGTTGAAGCAGATCAAGACCGAGCTCGACATGCTCGAATACGGCTGGGCCTTCGACAGCCGGCTATTCAACATTGCCCGCACGCTCGTTCGCCTGCCGGTGGAAGATGCCAAGCCGAACGCCGAGCGACTGCCGGAATTCGGCGAATCGAGCCGGCCATCGCTCGAGCAGCAGCTTTTTTCCACCGCACCGATCTACGACGATTTGGAAACGCTGAAACTGGCCGATTCGCTTTCCATGCTCGTCGAGAAGATGGGGGCCGACAACGAATTGGTCGTGAAAATCCTGGCCGGAAAATCTCCCCGCGATCGGGCCGCCGAATTGGTGCACGGCACAAAGCTCCGCTCGGTCGAAGATCGCAAGCGGCTTGCCGCGGGGGACACCGCCGCGATCAAGGCCTGCGACGATCCGATGATCCGCCTCGCGCTGCTGGTGGATCCGGCATCGCGCGCCGTGCGCAAGCGGGATGAGGCGGAGGTGCAAGAACCGATGCGGCAGGCGTATGCCAAGATTGCCGCCGTGCGGTTCTCGCTCTACGGCACCAATACCTATCCCGACGCGACATTCACCCTGCGATTGGCGTTTGGCCGAGTGAAAGGCTACACCGAAGCGGGCCGAATGCTGCCGGCTTGGACCACCATCGCCGGAGCCTTCGAGCACTCGGCCGAGCATCAGAATCGAGAGCCATTTCGCCTGCCGGAAAGCTGGGCGACGCACAAAGAGCAGCTCGATCTGGCCACCCCGATGAACTTCGTCTCGACGGCCGACATCATCGGCGGGAATTCCGGCAGCCCCGTCGTCAACCGCGACGGTCAATTGGTCGGCCTGATCTTCGACGGCAACATCCAATCGCTAGTGCTCGATTTCATTTACACGAGTGTCCAGGCGCGAGCCGTTTCGGTCGATGCCCGAGCGATCCTCGCATCGCTCCGCAAGGTTTACGACGCCGGCGATTTGGCGGACGAGATCGAACGAGGGTCGGACGATACGAACTCGCGCTCCCGTTGACCGCGGCGCCGTAAAACGCCTCGGCCTGAAACGCCTCGGCCTGAAACGCGTCGGCCTGAAGCGCCTCGGCCTGAAAGGCCGATTCTACCAGCCCAGGCCGGAGCCGCGCGAGCGGTGGAGGCCTGGGTCAACCGCCGCGCATGGCCTGTCGGCCCTGACAGGGCCGTTCAATAGGGCAACGCGAATTTCGGAACGGCCCCTTTACGGCCGGACGAGGCGTTGACTGCGTGCCCAGGGCTACGCCGCTCGCGCGGCTCCGCCCTAGGCTGATGGAATGAGCCCTTCAGGCTCAGGATACATAAAAGAGGCAGGCGGTCGCACGCAGCAGTTCATTCTTGGCGCTCCGGTTCGACGCTCTTCCGTCGACGGGCAATATGAATTAGATAGAGCACGCCGGCCGCGGCCAATTCCGCGACCAACCACACCACGCGCAGCACGACCGCCGCGGCCACGGCCACCTCCGGCCCCGACATCGGCCGCATCAACTCGGCCATCGCCACTTCGCGAACGACGATTCCGCCGGGAATGAACGACATGAAGCCGAGCACCACCGACACGCAGACGACCATCGTCGTTTGCGGCAATCCGGCGATCGATCCCGCCGAGGATTGCCCCATGCCTCGAAGCACGGCCGTCAAACTCAAACCCATGATCCACCATCCGATGCCGGTGGCCAGCCAGCCGAGCACGAGCGTGCGGTAGCCGATTCGCTCGAGTTGGTCTGCGGCGTCGGGATTGGCCCGCCCGATCCGCGTCAGACGGATCAGGCGTTGATAGACCGGCGGCAGAGTCGGCAGGCCCGAGGCGAGCATGAAGGCCACCGCCGCGGCGATGTAGAGCCAGTTGCGCGCGGACTGCATTGCGATCAGGGCGGCGGCGAGAAACGAGCCCGAAGCCATCATCGTCAGCGTTTCGACGAACACGCCGACGGCGGCGACGGCTCCGCTGACCTCCGGCCCGCGAACCAATCCCGCTCGCAACACCACGACGAGCGCCTTGCCGGGAACGTATTTCCCGACGTGGCCGATGTAATAGGCCCGAATCGCGGCGAATAGTCCGACGCGTTGCCCCATCGCCCGCAGCACTGCAAACCAGAACAGCGCCGAGGGAAGCATCGCGCACAGATAGATTGCACCGGCGGCAATGAGCCAAGCGAGATTCAACTCGAGCGGATGCTTGCGCAGATCGTCGAACGCTTTACCCACGGTGCGATGAACGCCCCAGATCAGCAGCCCGACGATCGCCAGCTTGATTGCCGCGACGAGCCATTTGCGCTGTTGCGGGGTCATGCGGCGCGCCGGCGTTTGCTTTTGGATCGGTTGAGACAAGCGGCTTTGGACGGTGCAAGTCTAACCGCGGTGGCGATGCGGCGGAATTGCCGATTCGCGAGCCGCACCGTTGCAAGCCGTCGAGTTGAATTCGACGGCCAGAAAAGCAGGCAGCGGATCGCCCGCTTCGATCGATGTGCGGTGCCGAAAGTAGCAGGCACACTCCGTGTGCCGTCTGCCGTATTTTGCGGTTTGACAATGGTTGCTACCCTGCTAGCCCGGAGCGTTAGCGAGGCCGCGCCGGTCGGTTACGCAATCTCGCAAACCAGGCTTATTCTGTGCGCCAGGAATCCGCGACACGGCTGCTAAATAGTAGCCCGAAGCGTAAGCGAGGGCAGGCCGCGGCGTAAGCGAGGGCAGGCCGCGATGGCTTCCTCGCTTGCGCTTCGGGCTGGTGTGCCTGCTACACTATGAATCGTCGTGTGCCGGGCCCCTCCTCCCTGAGCTTTCGGCACTTTACAATAGGATCGCCTCGTCGTCGGTCCGCCTCGTCGGTCGCGGCCAAACGCTGTCGGAAACGCCTTTCATGCAACGCGCGATATCGCTGGCCATTCTCGTCGGTCTGGTCGTGCTGCTGGCGATCCTGTTTTACCAGGTGATGATCGGTTTTTTATTGCCGCTCTTCCTGGCGGCGCTGTTGGCGATCCTGTTTCAGCCGCTGCATCAATGGATCGTCCGCGTATTTCGCGGATACAACGGTTTGGCGGCGGCAGCGACGACGATCCTGATTCTGCTGATCGTTCTGGCCCCGTTGGGATTCGTGGTGTTTCGCGCGGCGCGAGAGGCGACGGCAATTCTGTCGCGGTCGCACGGTCCGCAGTTCGATCGGCAAACGCTCGATCGCATCGTCGACAATCTAAACCAGCGTTTCTCGCTCGATCTTTCACCCAAGGAACTGATGCAAGTCGCTTCCGCGAAAGCGCAAGACTGGTTCGGCCCGCTGGCGGCTAAAACACCGGGGTTCTTGGGCGGACTGCTGATCAATTGCCTGGTTACGGTGCTCGGGCTGTACTATTTCCTCGCCGACGGCACGCAACTCACCGCCTCGGCAATGCGGCTGCTGCCTTTGGACCAGAAATATCAGCAGCAACTCGTCGGAAAATTCGTCGAGATGAGCCGTGCGGTCACCAGCGCCTCGCTGCTGGCCGCGCTGACGCAAGGCATTTTGCTCGGCATCGCCTATTATTTCGCGGGCCTCAGCGGCATGTTTCTGCTCACGATCCTTACGATGCTCGCCTCCTTCGTGCCGTTGATCGGCTCATCGGTCGTGTGGGGCTCATGCTGCGTGTGGCTCTTTTTCGACGACAAAGCGACCGCCGCAATGCTGCTGCTCGTTTGGTCGGGAATTGTCGTCGTCGTGGCCGATAATTTCGTCAAACCGATGGTGCTGCACGGGCAGTCGAAGTTGCACCCGTTGCTCGCGCTATTGAGCGTGTTGGGAGGCGTGCAGGTGCTCGGCCCGCTGGGGATCTTTTTCGGTCCGATGGCGGTTGCCTTCTTGCAAGCCGGGCTGACCATGCTCAATACCGAGTTGAACGCGCTACCGGCCGAATTGTCGGCGGCCGGTGAGCCGCTTGGCCAAGATGCGCGAGCGGCGCGTGCCGACGCCGCCCCGGCGAAGAGCCGGCATGCGCGGCAGCGGAAGAAAGGGTGAGGGGTGAGGGGTGAGGGGTGAGGGGTGAGGGGTGAAGGGTGAGGGGTGAGGGGTGAGGGGTGAGAGGTGAGGCTTGGCCGAAAAAATAACTTCTCCACATACCCTCTCCCCTTGCGGGAGAGGGCAGGGTGAGGGGTGCGAAAAGCGGAAGTTGTCGCAAGAATCGAATTTAGCGGAGACCGCAATGTTTGGCGCAGCTTGGATGACGTTGGGAATTTTGGCGGCGGCGATTCAATGGGGCTGGCAGCCACTGCCCGACGGCGGAAAGGAATACATCGTTCAAGTCGAACCGCAGTTGACCGACCTTGAATCGTTCCGCAAGGAAGGATTTACGAGCGCTGTGCCGCCGACGCTGCGCGACATTCGGGAGATCCGCATCGTTGTCGGATCCGAGGCCCTGCCGAACCAGGGCGAAATACCCGCCGCCCCGGCAACGCTGCCGGCCGGCGTGTCGGCCGCGCCGCTCACCACGCCGCTGCGGCTCGACGCGCCTTCGGCGAAAGTGTCGCTGGCCAACGGGCATCAGCCGGCCGAGGCCGTGAACGAAAACGGCGACGCGACACCAGCGGCAGACAACGCCGCCGCGCCGCATTCCGCGCCGCGATCGCCGTCGGACAGGCCGGTCGAAGAATCGCCGCCGGTGTCATCCGCCACGCCGCCCCGGCCGTGGCTGACGCTATTGTTCGTGACCGGCGGATTGATCGTGTCGCTCTCGGGCAACCTGTTTTTGGGTTGGCTGCATTGGGGCGCTCGCAGCCAATATCGGAATCTCGTTTCGCGACTTCGCTCCCAGCGAACGACCACCGATTGACGCTGCCGGCGGCAGGCATTGGGAGGGCGGCACGCGACGCCCACGCCCGCTTGCCTCACCCTGACCCCTCACCCTCGCCTTCGCCTTCACTCTATCTCCCGATCCCGACCCATTCTGCGGGCTGATAGCCGTTGGAAACCCAGCGGGGGGAGTAGGGGCCGTGAACCGGGTCCGGATTGGCTTCCGGCCGCGAGTTGGAAATGCCGAACCAAGCGAGCGCGGCCAAGCGAGCCCGCCGTTCGGCGGCCCGTTGCTGGGCGTTCGCCCGAACAATCACTTCCGGATCTTCGCTGCGCCGCCGCTCTTGTTCGTAGAGCCATAGCTCCGGTGTTTCGCCAGGCGAGATCGTCCGCACGGCGTCGCGGGCCGGCATCGGTGGTTCGGGCACGAGCCGGGCGGCAGGCTGTTGTCCAAATGCCATCGCAGGCCCCAGCAATCCAATTACCAGCGCGAGCGCAAATGTCTTCATATCGGATTCCTCGAAGCGGGAGAGCGGAAAAATACGCAGGCGGGACGGGCGTCGTCGCCGTCTCGCAGACGAAGCCGCGCCGAACGGTGCGCGGCGGCCGCTATTGACCGTTTCGGTTTTGCCGGCCCGTTGCGATTAAACGATTCTTTGCGAAGTGCGGTTTTTGCCGCGGGCGCTATCCGCCGTGGTAAGCGAGCAAAAGATTGCCGGCAAATCGCCCTGGAGCCATGGGCCCCATGAAACGGGCCAATGGCGGGCTCGAATCATCGAGCAGACCACGATAGGCCCGTTCGTCGCCTTCGACGACCAATACATACACCAGCCGGGCCGACTGCCAGCAGCCGATCGTCAATCCGCCGGTGCTTGAACCGGGCTTGAACGGCGAGCCGGCAATGGGGCCGTCGTCGGCGATCACGAACAAGACGGCCCGCCGGCCATTGGCCGACAAATCGTAGGCGCAAGCCGCTTCGCCCACCAGCGCGGAAACATCTTGCCAATGCTGGGGTTGTGGCCGAATCGCATCGGCAACCGGAAAATCGCGGACCACCGCATGCGGCGGCAACGGTTGCCACGACGGATGAGACTGCAAACGAGCGAACCATTCGGCGCTGAGATCCAAGAGCCGGTCGTACGTCAAGGACGGATGCCGCGGCCAGAACGCATGTCCGGCCAGAACCAACAGCAAGCCGGCGGCCGCGGCGACCAACACCTTCCACCGGGCCCGCCGGGCACCAACCGCGCTGCCGAGTCGCATGCCGTTCGCAAGGCACGTTGCCCCTTCACTCGCGCGACCCTGGCACGCTTCTTCTTCACTCGGCCCTCGCCCCTCGCCCCTCGCCCCGGCCAATATCCGCTCGTGCAAGCCCGCCGGTATTTCTACCGCGGCAAACGCGCCGGCCAGCCGCGCATCGAGTTGCTGAGTTCGGTCGTAGCGCAATTGCAATGCGGCGTCGTCGGCCGCTTGCGCCGCGAGCGGCGCCACTTCGGAAAGCTCGATATCCGCGCTGCCAGGGCGGCAGGCGTCGATCATCTCGTGGAGCTTGCGGCGATCCATCATGTGCCCCCTCGACGCGGCGCGATGGGTCCTGCGTCGGCCGCTGGTTGCAGTTCCGCCTCAAACAGCCGCTGCCGTAGATGCGATTTCGCCCGCGACAAGCGACTCATCACCGTTCCGATCGGCAAGCCGAATTGCTCGGCCATGTCGCGATAGGAAAGATTTTCGAAATAAAAGCTCAACAAGACCAATTTGTAATCGTCGGGCAATTCATCGATCGCCGCTTGCAACAATTCGCGATCGATTTGCCAATCTTGCGACACCTCATCGGCGGGCAAGGAGTCGGCGTCGAGCGGCACGGTCAATTCGCGCTCGACCCTGCCGCGATTTTGCGATCTGCAATATGTTCGACGCATGACCGTCATCAGCCAGACCCGAGCGCTGCGCAGGTCGCGAAGTTGCTCGATTTTGCGGTGTGCGATTAAAAAAGTTTGTTGCGTCAGGTCTTCGGCGTCGGCCGAAGTGCCAGTCAGCCGGAAAGCGTAGCGATAAAGTGCGCTGGCGTGTTCGGCGACTAGTTGCGGAAGGTCTATTGCCGGCTTCTCGGCGATTTGGTTTGGCGAGGTCCGGAAATTGGAATCCGTTATCGGCTCTGAACCAGTTGCCGGCTCTGGCATATCGCCTGCCGGCTCTGGCATATTGCCTGCCGGCTCTGGCATATCGTTATGGGGCGGCTCTGGGCTGGCTGCATGGCCATCCCGAGCCCCGTTTTCTTTGGCCGAGCAATCGTCTGTCATCGTCGACTCCTGCCCAACAGATAAGAGACTTGCTGTGGCGGATTTATTCCAAGGCTGGTCGCGAGAAGATCAGATTTCGTTGATTTCCGGCGGCGAGTGGATCTTCCGTCCGTCATTCTAAAGTTTTTTCGCTCGCGGTGGGAATAAATTGCCTGGCGACCGGCTCTTTTATGGTAGCGGAGCGTGGGAATGGCCCGCGCCTACAAACGAGACAGCGTTCCTTCAGGCGAAAGGTGCTGAGATGAAGAAGTTTGCAGCGATGTTGATGTTGGTGTGCACGCTTGGCGTGATGGGTGTCGTGGGCTGCGAGGGAGACAAGAAGCCGGCCGTTCCGTCGACGCCTTCGACCCCGACGACTCCGTCCGAGAAGGACAAGATGTCGGGCCCGGCCACGCCGACGACCCCGGCCACGCCGACGACTCCGGCTCCATCCTCGTCGAAGTAAATTCTGCGTTGAGCCGCACGACCGTGGGGCGATTGATCGCATCCAGTCCGCCGGCACGAGCCAAGCGAATGGGACGGCTATCCGCAAGGTGCGCCGTCCCATTGCTATTTGCGGGCGGCCGATTGAGGCCAAATTG
This DNA window, taken from Pirellulales bacterium, encodes the following:
- a CDS encoding SH2 domain-containing protein, translating into MAFTAYPPSLVNKTWQKAKSALAGKTGIGEKLEKLEEAHGAVESGAFAPSNGRTSKEEVEEWKKAVNPQIAKALTYQKLLVQFSSFASEAANDLKKKKTCPSKTRELVEKMGAAAKTSAHDVSECIRTVDEEIKKAEKSFAGSNGKHDEHEEPDADLLSQLKAAKTGPRNFVVALGKAPGLVLAKSAISGTQRQTAKELAGGGGKLVEGTVVVEGSTYVFVLDEKPPGGLARSIKKAIYTQTKGNPKVVVRGGGFEIDDEKDVESDEHHSDEGSSSGSSSTGSGSTGSGSGQELLRQLPYHHGAIDSAAAGKLLENAPFGSWLLRYSTNQNQSVVSIKGPQGIRHLFSNIEGKDLSIGEIEQRYQLHKELNVRPGQKFATQQTKPSTESGDKKTDTGGLSENQQALQKLPFHHGAMDSSAAAKLLENAPEGSWLLRFSTNQNQTVLTIKESGGKIAHFLTLDKDKDATLSDIVHGNGLVANLNVKPGHTSAPSKSESEGKPKEKEEDSSGLSENQKLLHGLAINHGNMDRGGAEKLLTGTPEGTWLLRFSASQQQSVLSLHRGDGTFGHFLSFDKGIDSHLQDMVQRCKVEPSKVLKPGAKSGTTQSTTQSTTQSTVKSTTPPPTQTSTAPQFDSSEEGVRQSLIYKHEKNLGSMSQSQAEAELLEAPKGTWMLRYDSSTKQNVVSIKATAGSFEHHPTTGLTMDEITKKYSSIRMQGRSSGGVRTPTPLEKLRRGVGRAAQLHGGEDQGAKPMADLYHAELIDAKNRYGRAIAPFFDVWRTCDAEDSFNEWMEKLDRGGDVAGKNRLKQAGLIGEDGKTKPMSSVKYLTEEERKDHEMQGGKLPKALLGSDPEHTEVVFVVGSDDKILAGAYNRGTFNHSSLLAGAPVLSAGEMKFNSDGELTDITDKSGHYEPNPAMVLKGLAALKKQGVDLHKIRLTMNAHPLSSEPFLIYNAAEFLESSGACMPKQSVKKK
- a CDS encoding YncE family protein; translation: MFRIFESNRSVSSALTAATVLAAAVQAILAAFSVRVVGAEPRAPGYRVIKKIAPGGEGGWDYLTLDPTAHRLYIARSDRVMLFDVERAAPIGEIPNTPGVHGVAIVSKLGRGFTSNGGDSTVTVFDLKTLKEVGHIGVGKRPDGILYDSQSARLFTFNSGTSDATAIDPALEKVVGTIPLGGKPEAAVADGKGHVFVCIEDKGEVLDLDARKLSVAHHWPVAPGQTPVGLSMDLLRRRLFCTCRNGKMVVLNANGGAVVASLPIGQHTDGCAFDPATGLAFSSNGDGTLTVVRTDPRDLDSVAETVTTQTGARTMALDPTTHNLFLVTAVAQPGKPREYEPNTFVIIVVAKPEKPLNRPGLPSPLPRLK
- a CDS encoding S46 family peptidase — encoded protein: MTISATPLSPLPSLFADEGMWLFNNPPRKHLQDKYHFEPTDAWLAHLQHSAVRFNDGGSGSFISADGLVLTNHHVGASALQKLSSADHNYLNTGFHAKSRAEEIRAVDSELNVLQNIEDVTGRVEAAVKPGMNPAAAHEARQAAINTIQKESFDATGLRSDVVTLYHGAVYQLYRYKRYTDVRLVFAPEQSIAFFGGDPDNFEYPRYDLDFCLFRVYENGAPAKIKDYLHWSTAGIRDDELVFVAGHPGHTDRMDTVANLDYIRDTELPQTLARLFRKEVLLSAFSQRSRENARRAEHELFGVQNSRKARGGMLAGLQNPEIMAQKKREEQTLLAAAKADPKLKDDLAAWHEIERSLGVLKQIKTELDMLEYGWAFDSRLFNIARTLVRLPVEDAKPNAERLPEFGESSRPSLEQQLFSTAPIYDDLETLKLADSLSMLVEKMGADNELVVKILAGKSPRDRAAELVHGTKLRSVEDRKRLAAGDTAAIKACDDPMIRLALLVDPASRAVRKRDEAEVQEPMRQAYAKIAAVRFSLYGTNTYPDATFTLRLAFGRVKGYTEAGRMLPAWTTIAGAFEHSAEHQNREPFRLPESWATHKEQLDLATPMNFVSTADIIGGNSGSPVVNRDGQLVGLIFDGNIQSLVLDFIYTSVQARAVSVDARAILASLRKVYDAGDLADEIERGSDDTNSRSR
- a CDS encoding YbhN family protein, which codes for MTPQQRKWLVAAIKLAIVGLLIWGVHRTVGKAFDDLRKHPLELNLAWLIAAGAIYLCAMLPSALFWFAVLRAMGQRVGLFAAIRAYYIGHVGKYVPGKALVVVLRAGLVRGPEVSGAVAAVGVFVETLTMMASGSFLAAALIAMQSARNWLYIAAAVAFMLASGLPTLPPVYQRLIRLTRIGRANPDAADQLERIGYRTLVLGWLATGIGWWIMGLSLTAVLRGMGQSSAGSIAGLPQTTMVVCVSVVLGFMSFIPGGIVVREVAMAELMRPMSGPEVAVAAAVVLRVVWLVAELAAAGVLYLIHIARRRKSVEPERQE